A stretch of Apis cerana isolate GH-2021 linkage group LG1, AcerK_1.0, whole genome shotgun sequence DNA encodes these proteins:
- the LOC107994861 gene encoding protein lava lamp-like isoform X5 has protein sequence MKWFLLLLILQFIMWSASEEPPGTMEGDAPESMIHAKEKCEQNKSQLESLKEIMLKNKQSLKKKEEEVQEYARRLSKIKSRAKLSRRNREGNLSSKDIARISETALTDTPEENIDDISQAKTAKAKSTLLQKKLAENRKAFEQRNKEISETKRAVEEKVEAIRQQLEEKDATVMAFQKDQISITAVKPVMITSDIMSPIQIESIQEKESKITELNNKILELEATIMDLQENLKEKDSVIESKTKAVTLMSADLSKRGKTTLDTLEDTKDEMRTMQEHFVLLETSLKNKNENLLMQLQERDDKIIELEDSVDRFRKQINEQKLSETASVDFSRSTMDTLVETKEAMKSMQENFVLMESSLKAKNDNLLEQLKDYELKLAEANERIFKLESGIGIVRDPTVDDLQFKLEKLEHNNKQLQDEKYELQKSLAELQDKIVNISMHGNGAIIEKDNRIIELENLVEELKQSNKFLEEESKAELQKQVADLTLKNEEYSNKITDLENFVHKLEEEKNEIAAKLPEEDIIKEDEKVAKLTKELEELNKNMIKIKAKHKSKIKSLQQQLENFKKISDTNAELVRLGNQVALLEEEKGNLQLSLVDFDELKASAGDWQERVVDLESKVSAQTKEIEMQIEAIATLENQKLDLLQELHMAKQEISSLEAENAESENLRVTAEIKVVDLEEQLEAIHRIQNESKLESSSEVNSAELIKQVETLTQENTELYNRISKFEEKGTSDTGSTESFEAIQELDKTDLLKKIEDLTQKNNELTVKLNKLQEKENADSIESMNNIDKNELLKKIDQLTQENTDLTMKLSRVEEKGSSDTGSTESFERIPENNESMTKIELLTQENSELVIKLTKLEEQLEYIESKSDIDLKLKIDTLEQENDNQSIELSKLKIQLMDFIEENNRLHKEIEMLSINNTDLTIEPDKLEVQIETEQSEESKVSKRDVDFKTQINTLTEEKDLLQKEVKELRNSLEQWHEKNQDLQINDLRIKIEELLRENEEIVTKMSELKTSNQKLEENVIKITQEKEELNLKLNQMLDSNNENNLKLTEKLDKLNLEKQNIEEKKELDEQISIPLEKSDQEFLKTPQLDEALSQQTETMIVASLEQEIEKCKNLIAEQTSLIEEMKVKLVNKEKELEEKSQQIVDCEKSGKKVETLENELREMFSTIEEWRYKCNEMQEKMEKLEAGKASIEEKFRILQNENKILLEQNKEKDAETILLKKQLQDITVTFESKLQKQISTISEKENEIIRLKETIEEKDQELQAKYTELQNKMITIDSLQDEFNNCKMLIQEKDSLITSMTNEVANLNNLVKSKEEEIYSLRKNITELNDKIEESIPVKDYNDLVEKLKDKNMILDELECRINATTKENSNLSEKVKNLSQQNNDIQNQLTEKQRELVDLITTKDHLEAQIVESKDEKGEAERRVWELQSIIDNNTKFVNDLQTELRSNYKQIEQLKLKHTEDTQLQNQRLENVIEELGAKMQECEILKEELEQKERLIGRNVTEEVKLALESKVGDLERKLKDSEEKIQMQLEKMKKIAANLKKKTAVCQELETRVAELEEKWTTEKDEKEAKNKQIQDVEIAIREKDNRIADLEEKLAQSRNESAQASKNIEKLTTDLSNLKEKMTLLTQQITEMEEEIVKLRVDVESSTADLTSEKESRQNILSEYESYRRQVVQENERKQLELDEMKEKARELSVRMQVMEAEYVEHLTLINDLKAENGLLLSKQAHINEKLETVEKESEERRLLLEQMERAVVNTRAEATQTQEEEMANEDDAKMSGALQHCSHCEQCQTLVQALEAKLQEREAEIENLDNELANSIGNFVQMRESLRFNDLMNQTGMRNRTLEDPYNDLLFQYNSLASSHEELKVNLEKASKENEELRGRIDQLRSTNDTLQEKIMTLENVDALNSDLVKKCEEREEELLNVQQEMQIVQRRLNAQAESLKSMEVQRETAEKLLQDTKDSLQREIDSLKMDKDSNERKIKDLEMELNTYRNRSAESMASRESTFDVPPRDNAPRLFDASRIFGSAPSDSDPLPDKEVKRLRSLLEEKEAQCSNLTQEIDQLQGTMIEERTLIERLKASQKELQADLEKAEQLVAEKEKQIDSLNVELRNSNMERGNDKLEESLLAKDDQLRELNTRLSSMKETLDETIVERNRQDSLLRSYESQINNLEMELKNSSDLEAIQDLEKRVLSLTKERDLLQLQMEIERVGRERDEAKETIANLSRALEEACKQSDKATATDASTKESTPLDEEQVGKIVTEERNVSSDVGETWDAGSTEKINVDEEIWGWNTEDAQLDSEQAMASTILIPSTEIQLRAKVDDLQDQIKDLERERARMVEENKAAQLRNAKMIKKLKEYKVQAESLQQQLKIQKSATDFYGLDSAIEEELKSQIGKLEKNLNEVKEEQRNTVAEKEALAKRLDVVVSANERYMEMKERQDMDMEVLRIRNKELSEKVEILDKRLQGSATRENSTTFRIVEDVDPSSEQVEQKVVAQEQVVAANRGKRSAEEADLESLSKKYKEEIDDLKDEMEALATENEQLQHFLEEQKIKLSALESKRNAEEDESIQIVDDLNRKISELQAVLSKSREEYDLLRKQYEQSLMDANDQVTAMRQNADYLKEEAFERTSKLEMEVADLRQQLEASELNVTELQKSLEDALREKLRAEERLTDLTASSEKQVSSLNASMLEVTDLLNIRIQEVADLKQELQKQYVDHEEAKMKLQNSVQELNREFDEKRQEMEDLKRSFTEKEKEFIERQSVETVSALVSQATQELMQKHAIEIEERDKHVQNLNERLSTLEIATNEYLLEKQNNVIQLDAQTQELELLRQNLMEKESSLASVRERFASTEKQLTERELELNEREETIQKLSLENQRYVETIEELRKRLNESAAISANVNEYTLRIQTLEQEVENMRSLLDEKDEILRKSAQETTECREIIEKNRIELSELRMEIQKVEDLKNELLEKGEQVNSLKLELEATRKVLEETRQNLNEKVSLLDQSNQMLNEKEMEIDRLSSLQQDRRNSVNMIDGLPVFRMGNGEQNLQLTIDNMQVELERRQEEIEHLKYILNENTYPGIIQEMQQRINCLYNEKAELESSLEVINARAEEKEKQIHALKQRIETQSQEFISKEEASFHSRDRRSIQEQEQIVRLQNELYTKEQEINELKYIVAEKDSQLSVQASMEPQSDEFELREMVQRLTAELYGKEEEIKHTKLTIVELQREVSRLKEFERFSEQTREAVQKLNAEKEQIRLEGEEFLERKLKEKEMEIDEIKRNLAMENQKILDELSFNNRDIENLKSQLMELSTTEQRTKDELRRKEEDLIQVNSDLAEKERRLAELSITKDAELHNLKIQIYEKDARIEELVSLYEEGEKRFTELKNTLTAREVEINSLKTLLEDKVKEYQLIQNVLKKDVSVLDTSTTLNTETSDEKIKTSTSQELDLALYMLHQRDVRCEELTHELMQLLEERDTLQLRLSNAIRVNEDLRKGSLTNVDLSPKMEASTSGDTVEPIVEHPSPSKSEGPVEIAKEAIDAPIGENKEILAQNFPFRLSQLQTVSHSKDVRLRDERELRHTQQMSLLAHKDVLSTLPPEAAARLVNANYTLSRDVQSQSSVLLNWLWGKSTPKVVHM, from the exons ATGAAGtggtttttattgttattaatattacagttTATAATGTGGAGTGCATCAGAAGAACCACCAGGAACAATGGAAGGGGATGCACCTGAATCTATGATACATGCAAAAGAGAAAtgtgaacaaaataaaagtcAGTTGGAatctttgaaagaaattatgttgaaaaataaacaaagtttaaaaaagaaagaagaggaagttcag gaaTATGCAAGAAgactttctaaaattaaatctagaGCTAAGTTATCACGTCGAAATAGAGAAGGAAATTTGTCTTCTAAAGATATAGCTCGTATATCTGAAACTGCTTTAACAGATACAcctgaagaaaatattgatgatattAGTCAAGCAAAAACTGCAAAAGCAAAGTCTACTTTACTCCAAAAAAAGTTAGCAGAGAATAGAAAGGCTTTTGAACAacgtaataaagaaataagtgAAACTAAACGAGCAGTTGAAGAAAAAGTAGAAGCTATTAGGCaacaattagaagaaaaagatgcaACAGTAATGGCTTTTCAAAAGGATCAAATATCCATTACAGCTGTAAAACCAGTCATGATTACTTCTGAT atCATGTCACCAATTCAAATAGAAAgtattcaagaaaaagaaagtaaaattacagaacttaataataaaattttggagCTTGAAGCTACAATTATGGATCTTCAGGAaaacttaaaagaaaaagattctgTTATTGAATCTAAGACAAAGGCAGTTACCCTTATGTCTGCAGATCTTTCAAAAAGGGGTAAAACGACGTTAGATACTTTAGAAGATACAAAAGATGAAATGCGAACAATGCAGGAACATTTTGTACTTTTAGAgacatctttgaaaaataaaaacgaaaatctCTTAATGCAGTTGCAAGAAAgagatgataaaattatagaactaGAAGATTCAGTTGAtcg atttaggaAACAGATTAATGAGCAAAAATTGTCTGAGACTGCCAGTGTCGATTTCTCTCGTTCTACCATGGATACTTTGGTAGAAACTAAAGAAGCTATGAAATCAAtgcaagaaaattttgtactCATGGAATCTTCACTTAAAGCGAAAAATGACAATTTGCTGGaacaattaaaagattatgagTTAAAATTAGCAGAAGCTAATGAACGTATCTTTAAACTCGAATCTGGTATTGGAATAGTCAGAGATCCAACTGTTGATGATTTGCaattcaaattagaaaaattggaacataataataaacaattgcaagatgaaaaatatgagTTACAAAAAAGTCTTGCAGAATTAcaagataaaattgtaaatatatcaatgcATGGTAATGGtgcaataatagaaaaagataatagaataattgaacTTGAAAATTTAGTAGAAGAGTTAAaacaatctaataaatttcttgaagAAGAATCTAAAGCAGAATTACAAAAACAAGTAGCagatttaactttaaaaaatgaagagtattcaaataaaataactgatcttgaaaattttgttcataaacttgaagaagaaaaaaatgaaattgcagCAAAATTACCAGAAGaggatattattaaagaagatgaaaaagtGGCAAAACTTACTAaggaattagaagaattaaataaaaatatgatcaaaattaaagcaaaacataaaagtaaaataaaaagtttacaacaacaattggaaaattttaaaaag ATATCTGATACAAATGCGGAACTTGTCAGGTTGGGGAATCAAGTGGCATTATTAGAGGAGGAGAAAGGTAACCTTCAGCTGAGTCTGGTAGACTTTGACGAGCTTAAAG CCTCAGCAGGAGATTGGCAAGAACGTGTTGTTGATCTTGAAAGTAAAGTTTCTGCTcaaacgaaagaaattgaaatgcaAATTGAAGCCATTGCTACTCTAGAGAATCAAAAATTGGATCTTTTGCAAG AGCTTCATATGGCAAAACAAGAAATCTCGTCTTTAGAGGCGGAAAATGCAGAATCTGAGAATCTTAGAGTAACTGCAGAAATAAAAGTCGTTGATCTTGAAGAACAATTAGAAGCTATTCATAGAATACaaaatgaaagtaaattaGAATCTTCATCAGAGGTTAATTCTGCAGAGTTAATTAAACAAGTGGAAACTTTAACACAAGAAAATACTgagttatataatagaatatcgaaatttgaagaaaaaggaaCATCTGATACTGGATCTACTGAATCATTTGAAGCTATACAAGAATTAGATAAAACtgatttgttgaaaaaaatcgaagatttaacacagaaaaataatgaattaaccgttaaattgaataaacttcaagaaaaagaaaatgctgATTCCATCGAATCTATGaataacattgataaaaatgaattattaaagaaaattgatcaattaacACAAGAAAATACTGatttaacaatgaaattgAGTAGAGTGGAAGAGAAAGGATCCTCAGATACGGGTTCGACAGAATCTTTTGAACGAATACCAGAAAATAATGAGAGTATGACAAAAATTGAACTTCTTACACAAGAAAATAGCGAACTTGTAATTAAACTTACAAAACTTGAGGaacaattagaatatatagaatctaAATCAGATATCGATTTgaagttaaaaattgatacTTTAGAGCaagaaaatgataatcaaTCTATAGAATTATCGAaacttaaaattcaattaatggatttcattgaagaaaataatagattgcacaaagaaattgaaatgttGTCTATAAACAATACTGATTTAACTATTGAGCCAGATAAATTAGAAGTTCAAATTGAAACTGAACAATCCGAAGAATCTAAAGTATCAAAAAGGGATGTTGATTTCAAAACacaaattaatacattaacggaagaaaaagatcttttacaaaaagaagtaaaagaaTTACGTAATTCATTGGAACAATGGCATGAGAAAAATCAGGATCTTCAAATCAATGATTTGAGAATCAAAATAGAAGAATTGTTGagagaaaacgaagaaatagTTACAAAAATGTCAGAACTTAAAACCTCTAatcaaaaattagaagaaaatgtaataaaaattacacaagaaaaagaagaattaaatttaaaacttaatcaAATGTTGGATTCTAATaatgagaataatttaaaacttacggaaaaattagataaattgaaTCTTGAAAAACAGAATAttgaggagaaaaaagaactcGATGAACAAATTAGTATTCCTTTAGAAAAATCTGATCAAGAATTTCTTAAAACACCACAATTAGATGAAGCTTTATCTCAACAAACAGAAACGATGATCGTTGCTTCTTTGGAACAGGAGatagaaaaatgcaaaaatttgatCGCAGAACAAACAAGTCTAATCGAAgaaatgaaagtaaaattagtaaacaaggaaaaagaattagaagagAAAAGTCAACAGATTGTGGATTGTGAAAAGTCTGGAAAGAAAGTTGAAACTTTGGAAAATGAATTGAGAGAAATGTTTAGTACTATAGAAGAATGGAGATATAAGTGCAATGAAATGCaagaaaaaatggagaaattgGAAGCGGGAAAAGCttctatcgaagaaaaattcagaatattacaaaacgagaataaaatattattggaacaaaataaagagaaagatgCTGAAACTATATTACTGAAAAAACAATTGCAGGATATAACCGTGACATTTGAATCAAAGcttcaaaaacaaatttcaacgatatctgaaaaagaaaatgaaattattagattGAAAGAAACTATCGAGGAAAAAGATCAAGAATTACAAGCGAAATATACGGAACtccaaaataaaatgatcACGATAGACAGTTTGCAAGATGAATTTAACAATTGTAAAATGTTAATCCAAGAGAAGGATTCTTTAATAACATCGATGACCAATGAAGTTGCAAATCTCAATAATCTAGTAAAaagtaaagaagaagaaatatattctttaaggaaaaatattaccgaattgaatgataaaatagaagaGTCGATACCCGTGAAAGATTATAACGATTTGGTGGAAAAGTTgaaggataaaaatatgattctcGATGAATTAGAGTGCAGAATTAATGCAACCACGAAAGAAAACAGTAATTTAtcagaaaaagtgaaaaatttgtCACAGCAAAATAACgatattcaaaatcaattgaCCGAAAAGCAACGGGAACTTGTTGATTTAATAACAACGAAAGATCATCTAGAAGCACAAATTGTGGAATCGAAAGATGAGAAAGGTGAAGCCGAAAGGCGAGTCTGGGAATTACAGAGCATTATAGACAACAATACAAAATTTGTCAATGACTTGCAAACGGAATTGAGAAGCAACTATAAACAGattgaacaattaaaattgaagcATACAGAGGACACGCAACTGCAAAATCAGAGACTCGAAAATGTGATTGAGGAATTGGGTGCAAAGATGCAAGAATGCGAGATATTGAAGGAAGAATTGGAACAGAAGGAGAGATTGATCGGTCGCAATGTGACCGAAGAAGTTAAACTTGCCTTGGAATCTAAGGTTGGTGATTTGGAGAGAAAGTTGAAAGATTCCGAGGAGAAGATACAAATGCAATTGGAAAAGATGAAGAAGATAGCGGCcaatttgaagaagaaaacggCGGTGTGTCAGGAGCTTGAGACCAGGGTTGCCGAGCTTGAAGAAAAATGGACGACTGAGAAAGACGAGAAAGAGGCTAAAAACAAGCAAATTCAAGACGTGGAGATTGCAATCCGCGAGAAAGACAATAGAATAGCCGATCTCGAGGAGAAACTAGCCCAATCTAGAAACGAGTCTGCACAAGCGTCCAAGAATATCGAGAAACTGACCACCGATTTGTCCAACTTGAAGGAGAAGATGACTTTGCTCACTCAACAAATTACAGAGATGGAGGAGGAGATTGTAAAGTTGCGAGTGGATGTCGAATCTTCCACGGCTGATCTTACGTCGGAAAAAGAAAGTAGGCAGAATATATTGTCAGAGTACGAATCTTACAGGCGGCAAGTTGTCCAAGAGAACGAACGCAAGCAGTTGGAATTGGACGAGATGAAGGAGAAGGCCAGGGAGCTCAGCGTGAGGATGCAAGTTATGGAGGCGGAGTACGTCGAGCACCTTACTTTAATTAACGATCTCAAGGCTGAAAACGGCCTGTTGTTGTCGAAACAAGCGCATATAAACGAGAAATTAGAGACGGTCGAGAAAGAGTCGGAGGAGAGACGATTGTTGCTCGAGCAGATGGAGAGAGCGGTGGTCAACACTCGGGCGGAGGCCACTCAGACCCAAGAGGAGGAGATGGCGAACGAGGATGACGCGAAAATGAGCGGAGCCTTGCAGCACTGCAGCCATTGCGAGCAATGCCAGACATTGGTCCAGGCGTTGGAGGCTAAGTTGCAAGAGCGGGAAGCTGAGATAGAGAATTTGGATAACGAGTTGGCGAATTCCATTGGTAATTTCGTTCAGATGAGGGAATCCCTGAGGTTCAACGATCTGATGAATCAGACAGGTATGAGGAACAGAACGCTCGAGGATCCGTACAACGATCTTTTGTTCCAGTACAACTCGTTGGCGTCGAGTCACGAGGAGCTGAAAGTAAATTTGGAGAAAGCATCGAAGGAGAACGAGGAGTTGAGAGGGAGGATCGACCAACTGCGTTCCACGAATGACACGTTGCAAGAGAAGATAATGACGTTGGAAAACGTCGATGCGTTGAACTCTGATCTGGTTAAAAAATGCGAAGAACGGGAGGAGGAATTGTTAAACGTGCAACAGGAAATGCAAATTGTTCAGAGGCGATTGAACGCCCAGGCAGAATCTCTTAAATCCATGGAGGTGCAGAGAGAAACGGCAGAGAAATTGTTGCAAGATACGAAGGATAGTTTGCAGCGGGAGATCGACTCTCTCAAAATGGACAAAGACTCGAACGAGAGGAAGataaaagatttagaaatgGAGTTGAACACGTACAGGAACAGGAGCGCGGAATCTATGGCGAGCAGGGAAAGTACCTTCGACGTACCTCCTCGAGACAACGCTCCTCGATTGTTCGACGCCTCCAGAATCTTCGGCAGCGCCCCATCCGATTCCGATCCTCTGCCCGACAAGGAGGTGAAGAGATTGCGTTCTTTGctggaggagaaggaggcgCAATGCTCCAATCTGACCCAGGAGATCGATCAGTTGCAGGGGACGATGATCGAGGAGAGGACGCTGATCGAGCGATTGAAAGCCTCGCAAAAGGAACTGCAGGCCGATTTGGAAAAAGCGGAACAACTGGTGgccgagaaagaaaaacaaatcgaCTCGTTGAACGTCGAGCTGCGTAACTCTAACATGGAACGTGGAAACGATAAACTCGAGGAATCGCTGTTGGCCAAAGACGATCAATTGAGGGAATTGAATACCAGGCTGAGTTCCATGAAAGAGACGTTGGATGAGACGATCGTCGAACGAAATCGACAAGATTCCCTTCTACGATCCTACGAATCGCAGATAAACAATTTAGAGatggaattgaaaaattccagCGATCTCGAAGCGATACAGGATCTAGAGAAGCGCGTTCTGTCGCTCACGAAGGAGAGGGATTTGCTTCAATTGCAG ATGGAGATTGAGAGGGTTGGCCGCGAACGGGACGAGGCTAAAGAAACGATCGCGAATCTTAGCCGAGCGTTGGAGGAGGCCTGTAAACAATCCGACAAGGCAACGGCCACCGATGCGTCGACGAAGGAATCAACCCCGTTGGACGAAGAACAAGTCGGAAAAATTGTCACGGAGGAGAGGAACGTTTCCTCGGATGTCGGGGAGACGTGGGACGCCGGGTCGACGGAGAAAATTAACGTCGACGAGGAGATATGGGGATGGAACACGGAGGACGCGCAATTGGACAGCGAACAGGCCATGGCGTCCACCATATTGATTCCCAGCACGGAGATCCAGCTACGAGCCAAGGTAGACGATCTCCAGGATCAGATCAAAGATCtggagagggagagggcgAGGATGGTGGAGGAGAATAAGGCCGCTCAATTGAGGAACGCGAAAATGATAAAGAAGTTGAAGGAGTACAAGGTGCAGGCGGAGAGCCTGCAGcagcaattaaaaatacagaaatcGGCCACCGATTTTTACGGATTGGATTCAGCGATCGAGGAGGAGTTAAAGTCACAGATAGGTAAATTGGAGAAGAATTTGAACGAGGTTAAGGAGGAGCAGAGAAACACGGTTGCCGAGAAGGAGGCCTTGGCGAAACGGTTGGACGTTGTTGTCTCTGCGAACGAGAGATACATGGAGATGAAAGAGAGGCAGGACATGGATATGGAGGTACTGCGTATTCGAAACAAAGAATTATCCGAAAAAGTGGAAATTCTCGACAAACGTTTACAGGGAAGCGCGACACGCGAGAACTCGACGACCTTTCGGATCGTCGAGGATGTCGATCCCTCGAGCGAGCAAGTTGAGCAGAAGGTGGTCGCGCAAGAGCAGGTGGTTGCTGCCAACAGGGGGAAACGCTCCGCCGAGGAGGCGGATCTCGAAAGTTTGTCGAAAAAGTACAAGGAGGAGATCGACGATCTCAAGGACGAGATGGAGGCGCTTGCGACCGAGAACGAGCAACTTCAACACTTCCTAGAGGAGCAAAAGATCAAGTTGTCCGCCTTAGAGTCGAAACGTAACGCCGAGGAGGACGAGTCCATCCAGATCGTGGACGatttaaacagaaaaatttctgaattgcAGGCGGTGTTGAGTAAATCTAGGGAGGAGTATGATTTGTTGAGGAAGCAGTACGAGCAGAGCTTGATGGACGCTAACGATCAAGTTACGGCAATGAGGCAGAACGCCGATTACTTGAAAGAAGAGGCTTTCGAGAGGACGAGCAAATTGGAAATGGAGGTAGCCGATTTGCGCCAACAACTCGAGGCTTCCGAACTGAACGTTACTGAGTTACAAAAGAGTTTGGAGGACGCTTTGCGAGAAAAATTAAGGGCGGAGGAAAGGTTAACAGATTTAACGGCGTCCTCGGAGAAGCAGGTTTCTTCTTTGAACGCGTCCATGTTGGAAGTGACCGATCTTTTGAATATCAGGATACAGGAAGTGGCGGACTTGAAGCAAGAACTTCAAAAACAGTACGTGGACCACGAAGAAGCAAAAATGAAGTTGCAGAACAGCGTACAGGAGTTGAATCGAGAATTCGACGAGAAGAGGCAAGAAATGGAGGATTTGAAGAGGTCGTTCacagagaaggagaaggaattTATCGAACGGCAGAGCGTGGAAACGGTGAGCGCCCTCGTGAGTCAGGCGACTCAAGAATTGATGCAAAAACACGCGATAGAAATCGAGGAGAGGGATAAACACGTGCAAAATCTTAACGAAAGATTGTCCACGTTGGAAATAGCTACAAACGAGTATTTGCTCGAGAAACAGAACAACGTTATTCAACTCGACGCCCAAACACAAGAATTAGAACTTTTGAGACAGAATTTGATGGAAAAGGAGTCGAGTTTGGCATCTGTTCGAGAGAGATTTGCGTCGACGGAGAAACAATTGACCGAGAGAGAGTTGGAGTTGAACGAAAGGGAGGAAACGATTCAGAAATTGTCATTAGAGAATCAAAGATACGTGGAAACTATCGAAGAGCTACGTAAACGTTTGAACGAGTCTGCAGCAATCTCGGCCAATGTGAACGAGTATACGCTACGTATTCAGACTTTGGAACAGGAAGTCGAAAACATGAGATCACTCCTAGACGAGAAGGACGAGATCTTGCGAAAGAGCGCACAAGAGACGACAGAGTGTAgggaaattatagaaaaaaatagaatagaattgaGCGAACTTCGTATGGAGATACAGAAGGTGGAAGATTTGAAGAATGAACTGTTGGAAAAGGGCGAGCAAGTGAACAgtttgaaattggaattggaaGCAACCCGTAAAGTTTTGGAGGAAACTAGGCAAAATTTGAACGAAAAGGTATCTCTTCTAGATCAAAGTAATCAGATGttgaacgaaaaagaaatggaaattgatAGATTGTCGAGTTTGCAACAGGATCGACGTAATTCTGTTAACATGATAGATGGTTTACCTGTCTTTAGAATGGGCAATGGCGAGCAAAATTTACAGCTTACCATAGACAACATGCAGGTTGAACTTGAAAGGAGGCAGGAAGAGATCGagcatttgaaatatatcctGAACGAGAACACGTATCCAGGTATAATTCAAGAGATGCAACAAAGGATCAATTGTCTGTACAATGAGAAGGCGGAGTTGGAATCTTCATTGGAGGTAATCAATGCAAGAGCCGAGGAAAAGGAGAAGCAAATTCATGCTTTGAAACAAAGAATCGAGACGCAAAGCCAGGAATTTATTTCCAAAGAAGAGGCGAGTTTTCATTCCAGGGATCGAAGATCGATCCAGGAACAGGAACAAATTGTCAGGCTTCAGAATGAGTTGTACACCAAGGAGCAAGAAATTAACGAACTCAAGTACATCGTAGCTGAAAAAGACTCTCAGTTGTCTGTCCAAGCCAGCATGGAGCCTCAATCGGATGAATTTGAACTACGCGAGATGGTTCAAAGATTAACTGCTGAATTATACGGTAAGGAAGAGGAAATTAAACatacaaaattaacaattgtcgAATTGCAGAGGGAAGTATCTCGCTTGAAAGAGTTTGAAAGATTTTCGGAACAGACTAGAGAAGCTGTGCAAAAGCTTAACGCGGAGAAGGAGCAGATTCGTTTGGAGGGTGAGGAATTTTTGGAGAGGAAgttgaaagagaaggaaatggAAATCGATGAGATAAAGCGAAACTTAGCTATGGAGAATCAAAAAATCTTGGATGAGTTATCGTTCAACAACAGAGACATTGAAAATCTGAAGAGTCAGTTGATGGAGTTGTCCACGACTGAGCAAAGAACGAAAGATGAATTACGTCGGAAGGAAGAGGATCTGATACAAGTAAATTCTGATTTGGCGGAGAAGGAACGAAGATTGGCTGAACTGAGCATTACCAAAGATGCAGAGCTTCACAATTTGAAGATACAAATTTATGAGAAGGACGCGCGTATAGAGGAACTCGTATCGTTGTacgaggagggagagaagcGATTTAccgaattgaaaaatactttGACGGCCAGAGAAGTCGAAATCAATTCGTTGAAGACACTTTTAGAGGATAAAGTAAaggaatatcaattaatacaaAACGTTTTAAAGAAAGATGTATCTGTTCTCGATACTTCTACAACTCTAAACACGGAAACCTCtgatgaaaagattaaaacgtCAACGTCACAGGAATTAGATCTTGCGTTGTATATGCTTCATCAAAGAGACGTAAGATGCGAAGAATTGACGCACGAATTGATGCAGTTACTCGAAGAACGCGATACGTTGCAATTACGCCTCTCTAACGCGATCAGAGTTAATGAAGACTTGAGGAAAGGTTCCTTAACGAATGTAGACCTCAGCCCGAAAATGGAGGCGTCCACTTCTGGAGACACTGTGGAACCAATTGTAGAACATCCTTCACCATCCAAATCTGAGGGACCTGTCGAGATAGCCAAAGAAGCTATTGACGCACCGATTGGGGAAAACAAGGAAATCCTTGCCCAAAA TTTTCCCTTCAGGCTGTCACAACTGCAAACGGTGAGCCATTCAAAAGATGTGCGATTGAGGGATGAACGAGAGTTGAGACACACACAACAAATGTCTTTATTAGCGCACAAAGACGTTTTAAGTACTTTACCCCCTGAAGCAGCTGCCAGACTCGTCAATGCAAATTACACACTCT CTAGGGATGTCCAGAGTCAATCGAGTGTTTTGCTAAATTGGCTATGGGGAAAAAg TACGCCAAAAGTGGTACATATGTGA